A stretch of Paenibacillus peoriae DNA encodes these proteins:
- a CDS encoding GDSL-type esterase/lipase family protein encodes MLHVVSPKEPIVKEEFPSETSFLSLYPLAVGEARPFILVLPGGGYEHLASHEGEPIARWLNDLGIHAGVLEYQVGDFEITSLLEDVEHALQWIRQTSHDWLVIPDQVGLIGFSAGGHLASIVSTIGTVKPDLLLLGYPVISFYEPYTHIGSRTHFLGEQPTLEQLQAFSSDRQVTSKTPPTLMWTTANDGAVPVENSLLFAFSLSRERIPFELHVFEEGRHGLGLSEDNHECHQWLNLAETWLQKHGYARARQQITTRLFIAGDSTAAQKGATEKPMTGWGEHLQSYLAPSVHVDNRAVNGRSTKSFIAEGRLADIEKDILAGDYLFIQFGHNDEKKEDPTRYTDPDGDYRQNLIHYIQSARERGGIPVLLTSVSRRRFTANGEPDPLAVGAYPAAMRQVAAETKTPLLDIFEASQQLYRSMGEKESQQLFMYLPEKAHPNYPAGITDNTHFSDKGAKQVAQLIAEAIRQCAELSALKQRMVERNLDSDERLAHQLVN; translated from the coding sequence ATGTTACATGTTGTTAGTCCTAAAGAACCGATTGTAAAAGAAGAATTTCCGTCAGAAACTTCCTTTCTCTCCCTCTATCCCCTAGCAGTTGGTGAAGCTCGTCCTTTTATATTGGTATTACCTGGCGGTGGTTACGAGCATTTGGCCTCACATGAAGGAGAGCCTATAGCTCGGTGGTTAAACGATCTAGGTATTCATGCGGGTGTGCTGGAGTATCAAGTCGGTGATTTCGAGATTACTTCCTTGTTGGAGGATGTAGAACATGCTCTGCAATGGATTCGCCAAACATCGCATGACTGGCTGGTCATCCCTGACCAAGTGGGGCTCATCGGTTTTTCAGCAGGCGGTCACTTGGCCTCCATTGTCTCCACTATAGGGACGGTAAAGCCAGATCTTCTGTTGTTGGGATACCCTGTAATTTCATTTTATGAGCCTTATACACATATCGGAAGCCGTACGCATTTTTTAGGGGAACAGCCGACGCTGGAACAGCTTCAAGCCTTTTCATCCGATCGGCAAGTGACTTCAAAGACACCTCCAACTTTGATGTGGACTACAGCCAATGATGGCGCTGTACCGGTAGAAAATAGTCTGTTGTTCGCTTTTTCATTATCCAGGGAACGTATTCCGTTTGAACTGCATGTATTTGAGGAAGGACGACACGGCTTGGGACTGTCAGAGGACAACCATGAATGCCATCAATGGCTCAATCTGGCGGAAACTTGGCTTCAAAAACATGGATATGCTCGGGCGAGACAACAGATCACAACTCGACTGTTTATCGCCGGGGACTCCACTGCAGCTCAAAAAGGGGCTACCGAAAAACCGATGACAGGCTGGGGTGAACACTTGCAAAGCTATTTGGCACCGTCTGTTCATGTGGACAATCGTGCTGTCAATGGGCGAAGCACCAAATCTTTTATAGCAGAAGGCCGATTAGCTGATATTGAAAAAGATATTCTAGCTGGAGACTATCTGTTTATTCAATTTGGACACAACGATGAGAAAAAAGAAGACCCCACTCGCTATACCGATCCTGATGGAGATTATCGTCAAAACTTAATTCATTACATTCAGTCCGCTAGAGAGCGTGGTGGAATTCCAGTGCTATTGACCTCTGTAAGCCGCCGCCGATTCACCGCAAACGGTGAACCTGATCCGCTGGCTGTAGGAGCCTATCCCGCTGCCATGAGACAAGTAGCCGCGGAAACCAAAACACCCCTGCTCGATATTTTTGAAGCTTCTCAGCAGCTTTATCGTTCCATGGGTGAAAAAGAGTCCCAGCAGCTATTTATGTATTTGCCTGAAAAAGCGCACCCTAATTACCCCGCTGGTATAACGGATAATACCCATTTTTCTGACAAAGGAGCCAAACAGGTCGCCCAGCTTATAGCGGAAGCCATTCGTCAGTGTGCGGAACTGTCTGCATTAAAACAGCGTATGGTAGAAAGGAATCTAGACAGCGATGAGAGACTTGCACATCAACTTGTCAACTGA
- a CDS encoding ABC transporter permease translates to MKVSSVPAPNMKMKKNKRTTESLLRMQKHKLLYLMVLPGLVYFIIFKYFPMGGLVIAFQDYQAFQGITGSPWVGMKHFIRLFTEPTFFMLLRNTLVLFALNIVIFFPLPIILALMLNEVRKMFFKNIIQTIIYIPHFMSWVIIVSISYVFLTVDGGVLNEMIAALGGEKISFLTSPQWLRTVYIGQVIWKELGWSTIIYLSAITVVDTQLYEAAEMDGAGRLRKTWHVTLPAIRPVIITLLILKIGSTLDLGFEHMYLLLNSLNREVAEIFDTYIYTAGLKNGQLSFSTTVGLFKGVVGLILIMGSNRLAKKFGEDGVY, encoded by the coding sequence ATGAAAGTTTCAAGTGTCCCCGCACCAAACATGAAAATGAAAAAGAACAAAAGAACGACGGAAAGCCTTTTACGAATGCAGAAACACAAGCTGCTCTATCTAATGGTTTTACCCGGACTGGTATACTTCATTATTTTTAAGTACTTTCCTATGGGAGGATTGGTGATTGCATTTCAGGATTATCAAGCTTTTCAGGGAATCACAGGCAGTCCATGGGTAGGCATGAAGCATTTTATTCGTTTGTTTACCGAGCCTACGTTTTTTATGCTGCTTCGCAATACGCTGGTTTTGTTTGCATTGAACATTGTAATCTTTTTTCCATTGCCCATCATTTTGGCGCTTATGCTGAACGAAGTCAGGAAGATGTTCTTTAAGAACATTATCCAAACCATTATCTACATCCCGCACTTTATGTCATGGGTTATCATTGTTTCGATTTCTTATGTATTCCTAACCGTAGACGGTGGGGTGCTGAATGAAATGATTGCCGCGCTAGGTGGTGAGAAGATCAGTTTCTTAACTTCTCCGCAATGGCTGCGAACAGTCTACATCGGGCAAGTGATTTGGAAGGAACTGGGATGGTCTACCATCATTTATCTATCTGCGATTACAGTGGTAGATACGCAATTGTATGAGGCAGCAGAGATGGACGGAGCTGGACGCCTGAGAAAGACATGGCACGTTACCTTGCCTGCGATCCGCCCAGTCATTATTACATTGTTAATTTTGAAGATCGGTAGCACGTTGGATTTGGGCTTTGAGCATATGTATCTGCTATTGAACTCCTTAAACCGCGAAGTTGCCGAAATCTTTGACACTTACATTTATACTGCGGGCTTAAAGAATGGACAATTAAGTTTTAGTACAACGGTAGGGCTTTTTAAAGGTGTGGTAGGTTTAATCCTGATTATGGGCTCCAATCGACTGGCCAAGAAATTTGGTGAAGACGGCGTTTACTAA
- a CDS encoding dienelactone hydrolase family protein: MDKLQALLGDLPADRPITATLLNEEEREGYRLECLLLDLNGIESVPAYVATPLQGNGPFPMVVFNHSHGGNYTNGRKELLHSSSYLQQPSFATTLTDMGYCVCCIDMWGFNERGGKTESELVKEMLWQGQVLWGMMLYDNRRLVDYMCQREDIDASRIATIGMSMGGLMAWWMAALDERIQVTVDICGQVDAHTLIAKRGLDHHGFYSYVPGLLKHFTTLDIQKRIVPRPRMSITGQNDRMCPIEGVEHLAKGLLEAYQQAGHPEHWQPVIAGGGHMETLQMRTAWQTFLAKHL; encoded by the coding sequence GTGGATAAATTACAAGCATTGTTGGGAGACCTTCCGGCAGATCGCCCTATAACGGCAACTCTGTTGAATGAAGAAGAGCGTGAGGGGTACCGACTGGAGTGTCTCCTGCTGGACTTGAACGGGATCGAATCTGTACCCGCTTATGTAGCTACACCCTTGCAAGGGAACGGTCCGTTTCCAATGGTCGTTTTTAACCATTCGCATGGGGGCAACTATACGAATGGACGTAAGGAACTGCTCCATAGCAGCTCTTACTTGCAGCAGCCCTCGTTTGCTACAACCCTGACAGACATGGGGTACTGCGTATGCTGCATTGACATGTGGGGCTTCAATGAACGTGGGGGCAAAACCGAAAGCGAGCTGGTAAAGGAAATGCTCTGGCAGGGCCAAGTGCTGTGGGGCATGATGCTGTATGATAACCGTCGCTTGGTGGATTATATGTGCCAGCGTGAAGACATTGATGCTTCCCGTATCGCAACAATCGGTATGTCGATGGGCGGACTCATGGCATGGTGGATGGCTGCGTTAGATGAACGGATACAGGTTACGGTTGATATTTGTGGACAGGTAGATGCCCATACGCTAATCGCTAAACGGGGATTGGACCATCATGGCTTTTATTCCTATGTCCCCGGCTTGCTGAAGCATTTTACCACCCTTGATATTCAAAAGCGGATCGTACCTCGTCCACGGATGAGTATAACAGGTCAAAATGACCGGATGTGTCCTATTGAAGGAGTCGAGCATTTGGCAAAAGGGTTGCTGGAAGCTTACCAGCAGGCAGGTCACCCAGAGCATTGGCAGCCTGTGATTGCAGGCGGTGGACATATGGAGACGCTGCAAATGCGCACGGCGTGGCAGACATTTTTAGCCAAGCACCTGTAA
- a CDS encoding GNAT family N-acetyltransferase: MKIDQVFEHDISEELAASIQTLLIDSFSEIYPKDRIYFKQLPHFRLLAFNHEYQLIGHVGLDYRIMNLNGESIRVLGLIDLCVSKNVRSQGIASALLLEIEKLSVTGNIDFILLCADNMNLYLRNGYKPVKNKIKWLKIDNEKMITNGIGFEEIDGIMIKKVGKIDWSEGDLDFFGYLY, encoded by the coding sequence TTGAAAATAGATCAAGTTTTTGAACATGACATAAGTGAAGAGTTAGCAGCCAGTATACAAACATTATTAATCGACAGTTTTTCAGAAATCTACCCTAAGGATAGAATTTATTTCAAGCAACTTCCTCATTTTAGACTTCTAGCTTTTAACCATGAATATCAACTTATAGGTCATGTTGGATTAGATTATAGGATAATGAATCTAAACGGAGAATCCATAAGAGTACTGGGTTTAATTGATTTGTGTGTTTCAAAAAATGTTCGATCACAGGGAATAGCTTCAGCGCTGCTTTTAGAAATTGAAAAATTATCCGTTACAGGAAATATTGATTTTATACTTTTATGTGCAGATAATATGAACTTGTATTTAAGAAATGGATATAAGCCTGTAAAGAACAAAATTAAATGGTTAAAAATTGATAATGAAAAAATGATTACAAATGGAATAGGCTTTGAGGAAATTGATGGAATAATGATTAAAAAAGTAGGAAAGATCGATTGGAGCGAGGGGGACTTGGATTTTTTTGGGTATCTTTATTGA
- a CDS encoding helix-turn-helix domain-containing protein — MKKGRMFYTIFITILVLGIGFVASFGSYIYFTTISSVVERVSNTKQSYMAQIRNSLEQKIQTIEYAFNTYSTTSSFNDVVKNPITEKDFIAYRNVNTQLNYIATMGLEGTEYSLISLDQNWRISNGSLSYLTKAEREKLVNTYIDHQNQGLFWVKTDKGIRFVNTLPVFSKKKQAIALSDISLQTLNHTIQTEDHMAVFILNNQGDLMYETQPAEQLLSTQQLQHISEATVKPSNTGMLTLEKTDQQPARQVIYAKSAYNNWTYLTVLDKKEIADAFQTTKFGIIMMGLVLTLLMVVVAYFIAIYFTKPFQQIKRSLPKNPNFAFKNEPSKNEIEWIINSIDNIVTEKESLESLIQSEMPQLETQLILNLFRKRISAEELARKMPRLGYPQIENQMYITLLVQLDNLGDRDPSDKDVLLLAINKIVEETIPEQQRMLPIILNDNTQATILILTGLSEQEMRKQVLDDATLLVRNVKEYLNVSISIGISTAYDNLLESKEACEMSKQALHHRLNLGKESIIFYEDISMVISGPVLLHYPTELESKLFDAIRIGDEEQVYHTVHSLLEEMMVKNNHSMNFEVLLVRFVNNLIQLEQLLGIEVLLTQDNHALYHRLLDIRNPEEIERMLIEQVIFPMVKSMKEKTNQQFRCLSEKIAAIIRAEYDQELSLELIGDRLHYNPNYLSSIFKKEYGTTFSEYLMGYRLQMGKKWLVETDMTIKEIAERLQYHNSQNFIRSFRKKEQVTPGAYRKMKQAN, encoded by the coding sequence ATGAAAAAAGGAAGAATGTTCTACACCATTTTTATTACGATTCTGGTTTTAGGAATAGGATTTGTGGCCAGTTTTGGCAGCTACATCTATTTTACAACAATTAGCTCCGTTGTGGAGAGGGTTTCCAATACCAAGCAAAGCTATATGGCACAGATCAGAAATAGCCTGGAGCAGAAAATTCAAACGATTGAATATGCTTTTAATACGTATAGCACGACCAGTTCCTTTAATGATGTTGTGAAAAATCCCATTACAGAAAAAGATTTTATAGCGTATCGGAATGTGAATACTCAGCTCAATTATATTGCTACAATGGGATTAGAGGGAACGGAATATTCACTCATCAGTCTGGATCAGAATTGGAGAATCTCCAATGGAAGCCTGTCTTATTTGACGAAAGCAGAAAGGGAGAAGCTGGTTAATACCTATATCGACCATCAGAATCAGGGACTATTCTGGGTTAAAACAGATAAAGGGATTCGTTTTGTTAATACCTTGCCTGTATTCTCTAAGAAGAAGCAAGCCATTGCTCTGTCGGATATTTCGCTGCAAACATTAAATCATACGATTCAAACCGAGGATCATATGGCTGTTTTTATCTTGAATAATCAAGGCGATTTAATGTATGAAACCCAGCCTGCCGAACAATTATTGTCCACCCAGCAGCTCCAGCATATTTCAGAAGCCACAGTGAAGCCGAGCAACACAGGTATGCTAACTTTGGAGAAAACGGATCAGCAGCCTGCACGACAAGTCATTTACGCCAAATCTGCCTATAACAATTGGACTTACTTAACAGTATTAGATAAAAAAGAAATTGCGGATGCCTTTCAAACGACCAAATTTGGGATCATCATGATGGGACTTGTATTAACGCTCTTAATGGTGGTAGTGGCGTACTTCATTGCCATTTACTTTACAAAGCCATTTCAGCAAATAAAACGAAGCTTGCCTAAAAATCCTAATTTCGCTTTCAAAAATGAACCTTCTAAAAATGAAATTGAATGGATTATTAATTCCATCGATAACATTGTAACCGAGAAGGAAAGCTTGGAAAGTCTCATTCAGTCCGAAATGCCACAGTTGGAAACCCAATTGATTCTCAACCTGTTCCGCAAACGTATTTCTGCAGAGGAATTGGCACGAAAAATGCCACGCTTGGGTTATCCGCAGATCGAGAATCAAATGTATATTACCTTGTTAGTCCAACTGGATAATCTGGGAGATCGAGATCCCTCGGATAAAGATGTTTTGCTGCTGGCTATTAACAAAATCGTAGAAGAAACGATTCCAGAGCAGCAGCGAATGCTTCCCATCATTTTGAACGATAACACTCAGGCCACCATATTAATTTTGACAGGGTTGAGCGAACAGGAAATGAGAAAGCAAGTCTTGGATGATGCGACCCTTTTGGTTCGAAACGTAAAAGAGTATTTAAATGTTTCCATCAGCATCGGCATTAGTACGGCGTATGATAACTTATTAGAAAGTAAAGAAGCCTGTGAGATGAGCAAGCAAGCTTTGCATCACCGTTTAAATTTAGGCAAAGAGTCGATTATTTTTTATGAAGATATTTCCATGGTCATTTCAGGTCCGGTGCTGCTCCATTATCCTACGGAATTGGAATCAAAACTATTTGATGCCATCCGAATAGGGGACGAAGAGCAGGTATATCATACCGTGCACTCATTATTGGAGGAAATGATGGTAAAAAACAATCATTCCATGAACTTTGAGGTGCTGTTGGTACGGTTTGTGAATAACCTCATCCAATTAGAGCAACTATTAGGGATTGAAGTGCTGCTGACGCAAGACAATCATGCCTTGTATCATCGTTTGCTGGACATCCGTAATCCGGAAGAGATAGAACGTATGCTGATAGAGCAAGTTATTTTCCCCATGGTAAAAAGCATGAAGGAGAAGACCAACCAGCAATTCCGCTGTCTCTCGGAGAAAATTGCTGCTATTATCCGTGCTGAATATGACCAGGAATTATCATTAGAACTCATTGGAGACCGACTTCATTACAATCCGAATTATTTAAGCAGTATTTTCAAAAAAGAATACGGAACGACGTTTAGTGAATATCTGATGGGCTACCGGCTGCAAATGGGTAAGAAGTGGCTCGTTGAGACAGATATGACGATTAAAGAAATCGCCGAGCGACTGCAATATCATAATTCGCAAAACTTTATCCGCTCTTTTCGGAAAAAGGAACAGGTTACACCGGGAGCTTACCGAAAGATGAAGCAAGCCAATTAA
- a CDS encoding YesL family protein, whose protein sequence is MVRFVENMNKWCMRLLRLVYLNLLWTVATILGLGFIGVGPATVAMLSILRQWIRGNEEVAIFSTFVRYFRESFKEAAIIGGLYSLVGYVLYVDIVNVSSWYVRVVTLIGAFLYLISLAYIFPLLAHYDWRGIRLKVKMSIVIGFSYLQYTLVLFVAIVVLFALILGLYPGILTFAGASIMGYLVMWMTHQVFSKIEREVLVKEEDMA, encoded by the coding sequence ATGGTGCGGTTTGTAGAAAACATGAACAAATGGTGCATGCGCCTGCTGCGCCTGGTCTACCTTAACTTGCTTTGGACGGTTGCGACGATTCTGGGCTTGGGTTTTATAGGCGTTGGGCCTGCAACCGTTGCTATGCTTAGTATTTTAAGACAGTGGATTCGGGGCAATGAGGAAGTCGCCATTTTCTCGACGTTTGTACGTTACTTTAGAGAAAGCTTTAAAGAAGCAGCCATCATTGGGGGGCTTTACAGCCTTGTGGGTTACGTGCTCTACGTGGATATCGTCAACGTCTCGTCCTGGTATGTTCGTGTGGTGACGCTTATTGGAGCCTTTTTGTATCTTATCTCTTTGGCCTATATTTTCCCGCTGCTGGCTCACTATGATTGGAGAGGCATCAGACTGAAGGTCAAGATGTCGATCGTGATTGGATTTTCATATTTACAATACACGCTTGTTCTTTTTGTAGCCATTGTCGTGCTATTTGCATTGATTCTAGGCTTGTACCCAGGAATTCTAACTTTTGCCGGAGCAAGTATTATGGGCTATCTCGTGATGTGGATGACGCATCAGGTATTCAGCAAAATAGAGCGAGAGGTTCTGGTGAAAGAGGAAGATATGGCATGA
- a CDS encoding glycoside hydrolase family 28 protein — protein sequence MQLYNIVEYGAVQDGTTLATGAIAAAIEAASNAGGGTVVVPSGTYLTGAIFLKNNIELHVSPGAILSFSTDLADYPVVESRWEGVQREVHASCIYGQNLENISVTGSGTLDGNGQPWWEKHRNHPEELQYPRPKLISFDRCQRVTIKDVMLKNSPSWTVNPIACYNVTIDNLSILNPADSPNTDGINPESCSNVRISNCNIDVGDDCIAIKAGTEDTQERIPCENITITNCTMVHGHGAVVLGSEMSGDIRNVTISNCVFKQTDRGIRLKSRRGRGGTIEDIRVSNIVMEDVICPFILNLYYFCGPRGKDKYVWDKNPYPITDETPCFRRIHFSDITARQVHAAAGFLYGLAEQYIAEITFSNIDISMAKNAIPGRPAMMTGIEDMNNRGFYLGNVRDIRFQQVTIENHQGPAFYIENGEDVEINRCHSKNTAQPEKLIEQVTIQPSEQNRMN from the coding sequence ATGCAATTGTATAACATTGTAGAATATGGAGCAGTTCAGGATGGCACGACGTTGGCTACGGGAGCGATTGCGGCTGCCATTGAAGCGGCCAGCAATGCTGGAGGAGGAACCGTTGTTGTTCCGTCTGGGACGTATCTGACAGGTGCTATCTTTCTGAAAAATAACATTGAACTACATGTAAGTCCTGGCGCAATTCTGTCCTTCAGTACGGATCTGGCTGATTACCCTGTAGTGGAATCCAGATGGGAAGGCGTTCAGCGGGAAGTGCATGCGTCATGCATTTATGGACAGAATCTTGAGAATATTTCAGTTACAGGTAGCGGAACGCTGGATGGAAATGGTCAGCCGTGGTGGGAAAAGCACCGAAATCATCCAGAGGAGTTACAGTATCCGAGACCCAAATTAATCAGCTTTGACCGTTGTCAGCGGGTTACCATTAAAGATGTTATGTTAAAAAATTCCCCCAGTTGGACGGTAAACCCCATCGCTTGCTATAACGTTACGATTGATAATTTGTCTATTCTTAACCCGGCAGACTCCCCCAATACGGATGGTATTAATCCTGAATCCTGTTCCAATGTTCGTATTAGCAACTGCAATATAGATGTGGGCGATGACTGTATCGCGATCAAAGCAGGAACCGAAGATACACAAGAGCGAATTCCATGTGAAAATATTACGATTACCAACTGTACGATGGTGCATGGACATGGCGCAGTCGTACTGGGAAGCGAAATGAGTGGTGACATTCGTAATGTTACGATTAGTAATTGCGTGTTCAAGCAAACGGATCGGGGCATACGTCTGAAATCCAGACGAGGACGTGGCGGAACCATCGAGGATATTCGCGTCAGCAACATTGTGATGGAAGATGTCATTTGTCCATTTATTCTGAACCTTTATTATTTCTGTGGCCCTCGGGGCAAAGACAAATATGTGTGGGACAAAAATCCCTATCCGATTACCGATGAAACCCCGTGCTTTAGAAGAATCCATTTTTCCGATATTACGGCAAGACAGGTTCATGCGGCGGCTGGATTCTTATACGGACTTGCAGAACAATATATTGCTGAAATTACATTTTCCAATATTGATATTTCTATGGCTAAAAATGCAATTCCCGGTCGTCCGGCCATGATGACAGGGATCGAAGATATGAATAACCGTGGTTTTTATCTAGGTAACGTGAGGGATATTCGTTTTCAACAGGTGACGATTGAGAATCATCAAGGTCCTGCCTTTTATATTGAGAATGGGGAAGACGTTGAAATCAATCGTTGCCATTCGAAGAATACAGCTCAGCCCGAAAAGCTGATAGAACAAGTAACGATACAACCTTCTGAACAAAATAGGATGAATTAG
- a CDS encoding carbohydrate ABC transporter permease — protein sequence MTQPLRKQKLRKKESLGSRIFNIVNSTLLILIALTCLLPFLNIIASSFASTEEVIAKKFILFPVTFSLDAYRYILSTPTIFRGLGVSVGVTIVGTVVSMIFTAFMAYGLSRRYLLGRNTINFIVVFSMLFSGGMIPTFLVVKSMGLINSYWSLILPVAINAFNLIIMRNFFQALPDDLEESAKMDGCNDFGIFFKIMLPLALPSIATISLFYAVAYWNTYMHAILYINDSAKWPIQVLLRQIVIVSSGMQAEGTAVDVIPPAQTIKMAVIVIATVPMLIVYPFVQKHFVKGALLGAVKG from the coding sequence TTGACACAGCCATTACGAAAACAAAAATTACGAAAAAAAGAATCGCTGGGCAGCCGTATCTTCAACATTGTAAACAGTACACTATTGATTCTCATTGCCCTCACTTGTCTCTTACCTTTTTTGAATATCATCGCCAGCTCTTTTGCCTCAACCGAAGAAGTGATAGCCAAGAAGTTCATTTTATTCCCAGTTACTTTTTCCTTGGATGCCTACCGCTATATTCTGTCGACTCCCACCATTTTTAGAGGTCTCGGGGTTTCGGTCGGCGTAACGATCGTCGGTACAGTTGTAAGTATGATATTTACTGCTTTTATGGCTTATGGATTATCCCGAAGATATCTACTCGGCCGCAATACGATTAACTTCATTGTCGTGTTTTCTATGTTGTTTAGTGGGGGGATGATTCCAACATTCCTGGTTGTAAAAAGCATGGGGCTTATCAATTCGTATTGGTCCTTGATTCTTCCTGTGGCCATTAATGCGTTTAACCTGATTATCATGCGTAACTTCTTTCAGGCGCTGCCAGATGATCTGGAGGAATCAGCCAAGATGGACGGGTGCAACGATTTTGGTATCTTCTTTAAAATTATGTTGCCATTAGCCCTGCCTTCTATTGCAACCATCTCTCTATTCTACGCTGTTGCCTACTGGAATACGTATATGCACGCCATTCTCTATATCAATGATTCTGCCAAATGGCCGATTCAAGTCTTGCTACGTCAAATTGTAATCGTTTCCAGTGGTATGCAGGCAGAAGGAACTGCTGTAGATGTCATTCCGCCTGCGCAGACGATTAAGATGGCGGTCATTGTCATTGCGACCGTTCCGATGTTAATCGTGTATCCATTTGTGCAAAAGCACTTTGTCAAAGGAGCTTTGTTAGGAGCGGTTAAAGGTTAA
- a CDS encoding extracellular solute-binding protein, producing MKKGITTKKGVSGLLAVLMVMSVFLAACGDKGGEDQSGQTYDPKSKLEFTWLNVLHTASPPTETIKSKIEEYTNSKITFNWVPDASKEERITTALASGELADMVTLTMMTNSSVRSSLKSGLFWDVGKYLDDYENLKKIPPEVREAASIEGVLYGVPFQKNLARAGLVIRQDWLDRLGLKVPTTLDELYEVARAFTEDDPDGNGKKDTTGFVDRSDLRYSSFKTLSSYFGTPNGWKVDESGKFTPEFDTPQYLETLKYSNKLYKNGYLSKDFAVTAKTDQQQQFAQGKAGIYTGMIDISNLRTLSQGLQKGLKLVPVNKISNGDGKYHVWSEGSGVGGLLAFPKSEVKTEAELKRLLQFVDDLIDKDVYMYMTGGIEGTHYKIEKDGAFKITNTDLWQADVQPFSSSRPSEVTYNLKDANPEKELANELVRENNEFAVLDPTVPLDSVTANEQGTELEKIITDASFKFIMGELDEAGFKAAVENWKNSGGSRITAEYEEAYKKTKK from the coding sequence ATGAAAAAGGGAATCACGACGAAAAAGGGAGTATCAGGCCTTCTTGCTGTACTAATGGTCATGAGTGTTTTTTTAGCAGCTTGTGGTGATAAGGGGGGAGAGGATCAAAGCGGCCAAACCTATGATCCGAAATCCAAACTGGAATTTACCTGGTTAAACGTATTGCATACAGCTTCTCCGCCTACAGAAACGATCAAAAGCAAAATTGAAGAATACACCAATTCTAAAATCACGTTCAACTGGGTGCCGGATGCTTCCAAAGAAGAGAGAATTACCACCGCACTGGCTTCTGGTGAACTGGCTGATATGGTGACGCTGACGATGATGACTAACTCTTCAGTGCGTAGTTCATTGAAATCAGGACTATTCTGGGATGTAGGAAAGTATTTGGATGATTATGAAAATTTGAAGAAGATCCCGCCTGAAGTGCGAGAAGCCGCATCCATTGAAGGGGTACTGTATGGCGTTCCGTTCCAGAAGAATCTGGCTCGGGCAGGTCTGGTCATTCGTCAGGATTGGCTGGATCGCTTAGGATTGAAGGTGCCGACGACACTGGATGAGTTGTATGAAGTTGCGAGAGCGTTTACAGAAGATGATCCGGATGGGAATGGAAAAAAGGATACGACTGGATTTGTTGACAGATCGGATCTACGCTACAGCAGCTTCAAAACTTTAAGTTCCTACTTTGGCACACCTAATGGCTGGAAAGTAGATGAAAGCGGAAAGTTTACGCCGGAATTTGATACTCCCCAATATTTGGAGACCTTAAAGTATTCGAATAAGTTATACAAAAACGGATATCTCTCTAAAGACTTTGCTGTAACCGCTAAAACGGACCAGCAGCAACAATTTGCACAAGGTAAAGCAGGTATTTATACAGGCATGATCGATATCTCTAACCTCAGAACCTTGTCCCAAGGCCTGCAAAAGGGGCTGAAGCTGGTACCAGTTAACAAGATTTCGAATGGAGATGGCAAATACCACGTATGGTCTGAGGGAAGCGGGGTAGGAGGTTTGCTGGCATTTCCGAAATCCGAAGTAAAAACAGAAGCTGAGTTGAAGAGACTGCTGCAATTTGTAGATGATTTAATTGACAAAGATGTATATATGTATATGACCGGTGGTATTGAAGGCACTCATTATAAAATCGAAAAAGATGGAGCCTTCAAAATTACGAATACAGATTTGTGGCAAGCAGATGTTCAGCCATTTTCAAGCTCCAGACCAAGTGAAGTGACTTATAACTTAAAAGATGCCAATCCAGAAAAGGAACTGGCTAATGAATTAGTCCGAGAAAATAATGAATTTGCTGTTCTGGACCCGACCGTGCCACTGGATTCAGTCACCGCTAATGAGCAAGGAACAGAGCTGGAGAAAATCATTACCGACGCCTCCTTCAAATTTATTATGGGTGAGCTTGACGAAGCCGGATTTAAAGCAGCCGTAGAAAACTGGAAAAACTCCGGTGGATCACGGATTACTGCTGAGTATGAGGAAGCGTATAAGAAAACGAAAAAATAA